GACGCCGTGGACTTCCTGCGGGGCCTGCGCGAGTGCCTCGGGCAGCAGGTCGAAGGCGACCACGCCGAGCATCAGCCCGGCGGCGAGGCCGAGGACGAGGTGGCGGCGGTCCCCGGTGCGCTGGGCGACGAATCCGCCGACCAGGGTCATCAGGAACGCGCCCGCGGCGACCAGCACGGCAGTCAGTTTCGGCCTCCCCCGTCACGCCGCCGGGGGCCGGACGGCTGTGCTGACCGCTGCCCACGGGCATCCAGTCCGTCCGGCCCGGGTCCGGACGGTGCCGGGCCCTGCGACCAGCCTGCGGGCCCGGGTCGGGCCGCGCCGCCCGGGCGGCCCGTCGGGGTGACGCGCCGTCACCGCGGGCCCGGCGGCCCGGCGGTCTCAGCCGTCGCTCGCCGCCCGGTAGACGGCGGCGAGCTGCGGCGCGCCCTGTTCGGCCCAGTCGTGGCCGATCGCGGTGGCGTCGAGTTCGAAGCCGGTGCCGAGCACCATCAGCGGGCGGCCGTCGGCGGCGAGCTGCCAGCGGGCGTCGGGGACCTGGCGGCGGATCACCGTGCCGAGGTAGAGGCCGGCGTCGGTGCCGAGCCACTGGGAGACCTGCGGGTCGTCGCGCCAGCGGGGCAGCAGTTGGTCGAGGGCGGTCAGCGAGTCGACGGTGTCGTCGAGGCGCACGTCCACGGACTCGGCGAGTTCGCGCAGCAGCCCGCACTCGGCGTACATCTCGGCCATCGCCAGTTCGCGGTCGTGCTCGGCCGTCTGCCGGGGCGCCGGCTCGGCGGGGCTCCGGTCGTGCCGGTGTCCGGGGAATCGGTTCTCCACGCCCCCAGCCTGACAGCCCGTCGGGCGGTCCGCCGGTGGAACCGGCGAGTCCGCGCCGGTCCGCCGGTTCTCACAGGGTCAGCGGCAGCGCCAGGTGGGTGCGGGCGAGCTCGCGGATGCCGGGGCCGTCCATCAGGTGGATGCGCTGGTGGCGCTCCTCGCCGGTGAGGTCGAGGGCCTCGTCGGTGAACTGGCCGCAGGTCATCCGCAGGCCGCGGTCGGCGCCCTCCTCGCGGACGGCCTCGGCGAGGGTGGCGATCTCCTCGGCGGCGACCGGGGCGGGGCCCCGGGAGGCCCACACCACCCAGCGGCCGGGCAGCCGGCTGTCGGGCTCGCCCTCGGCGGTGGCGACCAGGCCGGCCGGGCCGCGCAGCCGGACGCTCCAGTCCCGCAGGCCGCCCGCGGTGAGCACGGCGCGCACCAGGTGGGCGAACTCGCCGGGCGACAGCTCGCCCAGTGCGGGCACCGCCGAGGAGGCGCTGCCCCAGGGCAGCACGGCCTCGCCCGCGTACGGGTCGGGGGTGATCACGGCGGCCAGGGCGCGCAGCCGCAGCAGCGACTCGTCGTGCTCGGCCTCCGCGTAGACGCCGCCGTCCGCGCCCTCGTCGCCCAGGTGCCCGGCGTCGGGGACCAGCCGGGTGCGGGCCAGCGCGTCCCGGTCGGCGTCGACGCTGAGCAGGCACTGCGGGGGCTGTCCGGGGACGCGCAGCCAGCCGTTCAGGACGACGCCGGCCAGCACCTCCTCGGTGTCGACGGCGTCGGCGGCCTGCAGGGCGCGCAGCGCGAGCCGGGCGGCCAGCCGCAGGTAGTCGGTGCGGACGTCGGCGGCGGGGCGGGGCACGGGTTCGACCGCGCCGGCCTCGGTGAGCCGGTAGCCGGACAGCGCGGGGACGGTGTCCAGCGGCGGCAGGTCGAGGTCGAGGACGGCGGTGCGGGTCAGGGCGCGGAACACCGCGCGGCAGGGGGCGGGCAGGTCCTGGGTGGCGCCCTCGGCGGCGGCCAGGGCGCGTTCCAGCAGGGACTCGACGGCGGCGGGCTCGGCCTGGCGGTAGGCGCGGCGGCACTGCTCCAGGCTGTCGTTGTACTCCTGGACGGCCCGGGCCCGGGCCCGTTCGGCCTCCTCATGGGCCTGCCGGGCGGCGACCGCGCCGCTGTCGGCGAGTTCGGCCTGCCGGGTGCGCCACTCGCGCAGCGCGCGCTGGTGGCGCAGCCGGGCCTGGGCGAGTTCGCGCTGGTAGCCGGAGTCGAGCAGGCGGCGCGAGCGCGGCTGGTCGGGATCGGCGCCGGCGGGCTCGGGCGGCGCGAAGTCGGCCCAGGCGGGCTCGGGTTCGGCCTCCGGCCCGGCGTCCGGGAAGGGCTTGGGCTGGTAGCTGCGCAGTTGGCTCTCGAAGTCCATCGCGGAGACCGGCTGGGCGGCCCGGCGCAGCAGGTCGGCGAGGCGCCGGTGGTCGGCCTGGACGGCGAGGGTGCGGTGGTGGGTGAGCGCGGCGGCCCGGCCGTGCGCGGCCACCGGGTCGTCCGCCGCGGCGGGGGCGTCCGCCGGGTCCGCGGGGCCGGGCTGCGGCGGGATCGCGGTCGGCGGGCCGGGGTACGGCGCGGCGGGCTGTCCGGGGCGGGCGGCGGGGTGGGCGGCGGCGGGGTCCTCGTCCTCGTCGGCGCCGAGTTCGTGGAACAGCGAGGCGAGGAATCCGGGCTGGAGCACCGTGGTGGTGCCGTCGGTGCTGCCCTCGGCTGGATGCTGCATCGGCGGTGGTCCCCCTGCTCGTCCGGCGCACGTCGGCGGGCCGCCGCGGCGGGGCCCGAGCAGCATTGTCCCCCGTCCGGGCTCCGCGGTCAGCCAACCCCGGCGGTTTGGCCGACCCTTGACGTCGGGTCAGCGGGGCAGCCGGGGGCCGGTGGGGTCACCGGCCCCCGCGGGGCGGTCAGTTGGTGCGGGTGTTGGTCAGGTGCAGCCCGATGTAGCCGACGTAGATCCGGCCGCTGCCGGAGCAGTCGTCCAGGTAGTGCACCCGGGGGGCGGTGCCGCCGCCGCCGATCCGCAGGTGGGCGCCCATGAACGCGCGGCAGGAGGAGTCGACGGCGGGCGGGACGGGCAGCATCCGCTGGCGCTTCCACTTGCCGTGGCTGGCGACGGTGCGGGACTCGCCGCGGACCGCCTTGCGCGGCGGGAAACGGTGGCAGCCGGGCGGGGTGTGCTCGCACCACTGCTTGAAGTCGCCGCCGGCCTCGCCGCGCACGGCCGCGTCGGCGTACTCCTGGAGCGCCGTCAGGCCGTCCCAGGTGAGCCGGGCCCAGCCGTCGGCCTCGCTCTGGCCGTCCAGGGCGAGCGTCTCCTTGCTGTCGCCGGTGAACTCCAGCAGCGGGAACTCCCCGAAGCGGTCGACGAGTTCGCCGAAGCTGACGGGGCCGGTGCCGCACCGGGGGCGGCGCGGTCCGCGCGGGAGCTCGATCCGCAGCCGGCAGCGCTCCAGCCGCACCGGCGGTCGTTCGACGACGGCCCGGGGGGCGGCGGGCGCCTTGCGCGCCTCGGGCGGCAGCCAGAGCTCGGGGACGGCGGACAGCGGGGCGGGCAGCGGCAGTTCGGCGGCGATCCGGCGCGGTTCGCGGGCCAGCAGGGCGGCGGCGCGGCGCGGGTTCTCGTCGATCCGGCCGCGCGGCAGGACGGGATGGCGGGCGGCGTCGGCCCGGGAGGCCGGGTCGACCTCGGGCAGGAAGGTGCGCACCGCGCCGCCGTACACCTTGTGGTACTCCAGGGCCAGGTTGAACCGGGGCAGCGCGCCGTGCCCGAGCACGTACAGCGAGGCCAGGCCGGGGAGTTGGCGCACCAGCGGGTCGAGCACCTGCTGCTGCCAGCGGTCGACCGGCACGGCGGGCGGGACGCTGGCCACCACGGTGGGCAACCGCCGTTCGGGGTCGCAGAGTTCGTCGATCAGGCCGTCCAGGTCGGCGGGGGCCAGCAGCCGGGGCGCGACGGCCAGCGGCACCGGGCCCTCGGCGGCGTCAAGCAGCGGCAGCAGGCTGCGGACCAGGTCGGGGACGGGCACCCGCCCGTGCGGGGCGACGGCGGGCCCGGCGGGGAGGTGCTCGGCCTCGATCCGCAGCCGGGTCGGCCCGTCGACGGTGTCGGTGGCCAGGGTGAGGGTCAGTTGGTCGGTGCCGTGCACGGCGGGCGTGCGCAGTCGGCGGCGGCTGTAGCGGGCGCCGGGGCCGCGGCCGGTCAGCGGGCCGTCGTCGCGGTCCAGCAGGACCCGGTCGCCGAGGCGTAGTCGCTCGGGCGGCGCCTGCCGTTCGCGGGGCGCGGGCTCCTCGTGGCCCTCGGACTTCAGTTGCTCGGCGAGGAGTTGGTCGACGAGGGCGGTGGTCTCGTGGTGCGGGCGGGGTGTCGCGGCCGTCAGCCGGTACGGTGGCTGGGCGTGGTCGGTGGGCATGCGCGGAACCTCCCGTGGTGCGGTGCTGGGGTCTGCGGATCCTCCTCCCGGGTGTCGCTGGCGAATCGTTGCTCCTGTCTCTAGGAGACGAAGCGATCAGGAGTGGAAGTTCCGCATCCGGCACCGCTTCCTTCGATCGGGTGTCATCCGGCGGCAACGCGAACGCCGCCTGTGCCGCCTCTGCTACCCGCCCGCCCGCGATCGATGCCGGGTCTCCCCCGGTCGGCCGCCGGACCTCTCACCGGGCCTTTCACCACGCCTTCCGCCGGGCCTTCCTCGGACTCCGACCGGGGACGGCCGTCAGACGTCGACCTCGACGAACGTCCGTCCGGCCGGGCGGGCTTCGGCCGACCCGCCGGTCGCCTCGGCCAGCCAGGTGTGGAACTCCGCGGTCTCCGGCTCGGGGACGCCCACCTCGATCCGCACCCCGTCGGCCAGGTACTCCAGCCCGGCCACCGCGTACCCGGCCGCCCGCAGGTCGTTCTCCAGCCGCCCGGCCCGGGTGTGGTCGACAGTCACCGACAGCAGCGCGACCGGGCGCCGCTCCAGCAGCCCGACCTCGTCCAGCGCCTCGGACACCGCCGCCCCGTACGCCCGCACCAGGCCGCCCGCGCCGAGCTTGATCCCGCCGAAGTACCGGGTCACCACGGCCGCGGTGTCGGTCACCCCGCGCCGCCGCAGCACCTCCAGCATCGGCACCCCGGCCGTCCCGGCGGGCTCGCCGTCGTCGCTGGAGCGCTCGCGCGGCTGCCCGCCGCCGACCACGAACGCGGTGCAGTTGTGCCGGGCGTCCCAGTACTGCTTGCGGACGCCCGCGATGAACGCCTGTGCCTCGTCCTCGTCGGCGACCCGCGCCAGGTGGCAGATGAACCGGGACTTCTTGATCTCCAGCTCGTGGCTGCCCGAGCCGCGGACGGTCAGGTACGGCTTGGGGCTCGGCTCCGCCATGGCGCTGGTGTTCTCCGCTGGGTCGTCGGTCGTCGGTCGTCGGTCGACGGTCGAAGGTCGTCGGTCCGGTCCGGTCCGGTCTCGGGCGCCCGGCCCCGCGCCGGTCCGCCCGTCCAGCCTATGCCCCGCGCCCGGGGCTCCCGTTCAGCGGCCGGCCAGGGCGTCCAGCCGGGCCCGGTCGAGACCGGTGCGCTCGGTGACCTCGGCGAGGTCGACGGCGCCGCAGTCCAGGCCGCGCAGCACGTAGCCGCTGAGCGCGCGGGCGGTGGCGGGCTCGTCCATCACATCGCCGCCGGACTTGGCGACGTACGCGGCGAGCCGGGCGCAGGCGGCGGCCAGGCCCTCGCGGTAGAACGCGTAGACGGCGGCGTACCGGGTCGGCAGGTGGGCGGGGTGCATGTCCCAGCCCTGGTAGTAGGCGCGGGCCAGCGAGCGGCGGACCAGGCCGTGGTGCAGCCGCCAGGCGGCGTGCACCTGCTCGGCGGTGCCGGCCGGGACGACGTTGGTGGAGCCGTCGGAGAGCCGGACGCCGGTGCCGGCCGCGGCGGCCTGCATGACGGCCTTGGCGTGGTCGGCGGCCGGGTGGTCCATGCTCTGGTGGGCGGCGGAGACCCCGCAGGCGGCGCTGTAGTCGAAGGTGCCGTAGTGCAGGCCGGTGGCCCGGCCCTCGGCGGCCCCGATCATCAGCGCGACGGTGGCCCGGCCGTCCGGGCCGAGGATCGCCTGGGTGGTCTCGATCTGGATCTCGAACCCGATCCGCCCGGCGGGCAGCCCGGCCCGCCGCTCGAAGTCCTCCAACAGCCGCACCAGCGCGGTGACCTGGGCCGCGTAGGTGACCTTCGGCAGGGTCAGCACCAGCCCGTCCGGCAGACCGCCCTCGGCCAGCAGGGTGCCCAGGAACAGCTCCAGGGTGCGGATGCCGCGGGCCCGGACCGGGGCCTCCAGGCACTTGATCCGGATCCCGACGTACGGCGGGGCGCTGCCGTCGGCGACCGCGGCTGCCACCAGCCGGGCGGCCCGGACGGCCTCGGCGTCCTCCTCGGCGTCGGGGCGCGGGCCGTAGCCGTCCTCGAAGTCGATCCGCAGGTCCTCGACCGGCTCGCGCTCCAGCTTGGCCCGCACCCGGGCGTGCACGTCGGCCAGCAGCGCGTCGTCCGCGACCCCGAGCGCCTCGGCGAGCCGCCCCGGCGTACCGGCGTGCTCGTCGAACGCGGCGAGCGCCTGCGCGCCCCACTCCCGGACGGTGTCCGCCCCGAACGCGTCGGCCGGCACGTACACGGTGTGCACCGGCTGCCGGGAGCCGCTCTCGCCCGGGTAACGGCGCGTCAACTCGGCGTCCACGGGGGCGAGCAGCGCCTCGACGGCCGCCAGGGCGGTGTCCGAGAACGAGACGGGCTGGGCGGCATCGACCTGGGCAGGCTGCGACATCCGGAGGCTCCTCCACTCACCACGCGACTTCAACAATTTGTTGATGCGAAGGTAGTGGCGGCCCCGCGGAACCGTCAATGGCCGCCCGGCCGGAGGAACCGGCGGACGGCCATCACGCGTTTGTGGCTATCTCCGAACGGGGCTGTCCCCTGAACGGGGCTGCCTCCGAGCAGGGCGGTCTCCGAACGGGGCTGCCTTCGGACGGGGCGCGGGATCACTCGCCCCGGCCGGACTCCATGTACCGCTCCTGCAGGTCCTGCCAGACCTTCTCGACGTCCTTCACCGTCACGCCGCCGTCCGGGCGCGAGCCCGGGACCCCGCGCTGGCTCAGGTACTCCGCGAACCGGCGCTCGTCGGGGTGCCGCTGGTTCTCCTCCATGTAGCTGACCAGCGCGTCGAAGCACTCGTTCGGGTCGAGCGGCTCCACCGCGCCCGCCATCGGCCGCCGCGCCGGGGCATCCTCCTCCCCGAACGGCAGCGGCTCCGGCTCGGGCGCCATCATCGACTCCAGCCGCATCGGCCGGCCGGGCACCAGGATCGGCTCCGCCGCCTCCGCCACCGGCACCTGCTGCCGGGCCGCCGGACCCCGCCCGTTCGCCGCCGGGCGGTACTCCTCCTGCCGGTACTCCTCCACCTGCCGGTACTCC
Above is a genomic segment from Kitasatospora cineracea containing:
- a CDS encoding DUF6278 family protein; this translates as MENRFPGHRHDRSPAEPAPRQTAEHDRELAMAEMYAECGLLRELAESVDVRLDDTVDSLTALDQLLPRWRDDPQVSQWLGTDAGLYLGTVIRRQVPDARWQLAADGRPLMVLGTGFELDATAIGHDWAEQGAPQLAAVYRAASDG
- a CDS encoding restriction endonuclease, with the translated sequence MQHPAEGSTDGTTTVLQPGFLASLFHELGADEDEDPAAAHPAARPGQPAAPYPGPPTAIPPQPGPADPADAPAAADDPVAAHGRAAALTHHRTLAVQADHRRLADLLRRAAQPVSAMDFESQLRSYQPKPFPDAGPEAEPEPAWADFAPPEPAGADPDQPRSRRLLDSGYQRELAQARLRHQRALREWRTRQAELADSGAVAARQAHEEAERARARAVQEYNDSLEQCRRAYRQAEPAAVESLLERALAAAEGATQDLPAPCRAVFRALTRTAVLDLDLPPLDTVPALSGYRLTEAGAVEPVPRPAADVRTDYLRLAARLALRALQAADAVDTEEVLAGVVLNGWLRVPGQPPQCLLSVDADRDALARTRLVPDAGHLGDEGADGGVYAEAEHDESLLRLRALAAVITPDPYAGEAVLPWGSASSAVPALGELSPGEFAHLVRAVLTAGGLRDWSVRLRGPAGLVATAEGEPDSRLPGRWVVWASRGPAPVAAEEIATLAEAVREEGADRGLRMTCGQFTDEALDLTGEERHQRIHLMDGPGIRELARTHLALPLTL
- a CDS encoding YigZ family protein, translated to MAEPSPKPYLTVRGSGSHELEIKKSRFICHLARVADEDEAQAFIAGVRKQYWDARHNCTAFVVGGGQPRERSSDDGEPAGTAGVPMLEVLRRRGVTDTAAVVTRYFGGIKLGAGGLVRAYGAAVSEALDEVGLLERRPVALLSVTVDHTRAGRLENDLRAAGYAVAGLEYLADGVRIEVGVPEPETAEFHTWLAEATGGSAEARPAGRTFVEVDV
- a CDS encoding DUF6986 family protein, which codes for MSQPAQVDAAQPVSFSDTALAAVEALLAPVDAELTRRYPGESGSRQPVHTVYVPADAFGADTVREWGAQALAAFDEHAGTPGRLAEALGVADDALLADVHARVRAKLEREPVEDLRIDFEDGYGPRPDAEEDAEAVRAARLVAAAVADGSAPPYVGIRIKCLEAPVRARGIRTLELFLGTLLAEGGLPDGLVLTLPKVTYAAQVTALVRLLEDFERRAGLPAGRIGFEIQIETTQAILGPDGRATVALMIGAAEGRATGLHYGTFDYSAACGVSAAHQSMDHPAADHAKAVMQAAAAGTGVRLSDGSTNVVPAGTAEQVHAAWRLHHGLVRRSLARAYYQGWDMHPAHLPTRYAAVYAFYREGLAAACARLAAYVAKSGGDVMDEPATARALSGYVLRGLDCGAVDLAEVTERTGLDRARLDALAGR